A genomic window from Photobacterium gaetbulicola Gung47 includes:
- a CDS encoding putative beta-lactamase (COG1680), which yields MQPSQHLIRILIGAYAVLAAGLLTVAEPASAQDGLSDEVVTLNHVSTTFEQPTVAGISTRENNGSYRTPVSRSDGIATADLHDTGLDSQLINQLRQGIAAGHYGQIDSLLIHHKGKLISEDYWYDGAIDKPHFMFSITKNMLSNAIGKAIELGFIDSVDDPAIKYLPNIETAPLARGSKEITLHDLLSMQSGISIPNRPENQLPITVDNHAQLYLSLSDDVEPGAHFKYQGADTDILNHVLFNATGKDLAAFTEQHFFTPMEIEHAYWEKSACGLTKASSGLHMTSRDMIKFGMLVLNEGLFDGKRLLTRKWLHNATTPKTQNGNYGYYWWTQNFRLNGQELTTISARGARGQFIFVNPDLDLIVAVTSSNTGQQRRVPLQFVPEYILPAIPPAE from the coding sequence ATGCAGCCTAGCCAACACCTGATCCGAATATTAATCGGAGCCTATGCAGTATTGGCCGCTGGGTTACTCACCGTGGCGGAGCCCGCTAGCGCCCAGGACGGGCTCAGTGATGAGGTGGTCACCCTGAATCATGTTTCGACAACGTTCGAGCAGCCAACAGTCGCTGGCATATCAACACGGGAGAATAACGGCAGCTACCGCACTCCCGTCTCCCGCAGCGACGGCATCGCGACGGCCGACCTCCATGATACGGGGCTTGATAGCCAATTAATCAACCAGCTGCGCCAAGGTATCGCCGCCGGACATTATGGTCAAATAGACAGCCTGCTGATTCACCACAAAGGCAAGCTCATCTCGGAAGATTACTGGTATGACGGGGCAATAGATAAACCACACTTCATGTTTTCGATCACCAAAAATATGCTGTCCAATGCCATCGGTAAAGCTATTGAACTTGGCTTTATCGACAGTGTGGACGACCCCGCGATCAAATACCTACCCAATATAGAGACAGCCCCCCTTGCCCGCGGTAGCAAAGAAATTACCCTGCATGACTTGCTCAGCATGCAATCGGGTATCTCAATACCTAACCGTCCAGAAAACCAACTACCGATCACCGTCGACAACCATGCCCAGTTGTATCTCTCATTAAGCGACGATGTTGAGCCGGGAGCGCACTTTAAATACCAGGGGGCCGATACCGATATCCTCAACCATGTGCTCTTCAACGCTACGGGAAAAGATCTTGCCGCCTTTACCGAACAACACTTTTTTACCCCGATGGAGATTGAACACGCCTATTGGGAAAAATCAGCCTGTGGCCTGACCAAAGCCAGCTCAGGACTGCATATGACTTCGCGCGACATGATCAAGTTCGGCATGTTGGTGCTAAACGAAGGACTGTTTGATGGTAAGCGGTTACTTACCAGGAAATGGCTACACAACGCGACAACCCCAAAAACCCAAAACGGCAACTACGGCTATTACTGGTGGACCCAGAACTTCCGCCTGAACGGACAAGAGCTAACAACCATTTCGGCGCGAGGTGCTCGTGGCCAGTTTATTTTCGTGAACCCCGACTTGGATCTTATCGTCGCCGTCACTAGCAGCAATACCGGTCAACAACGGCGCGTACCGCTGCAATTTGTACCTGAATACATTTTGCCAGCAATCCCACCAGCAGAATAA
- a CDS encoding putative H+-transporting two-sector ATPase, gamma subunit (AcrC-family protein) (COG0841) encodes MKNRRGAIAWMAGNGVTPNLLMLFFIIGGLLMAWQIKKEVYPNYQHNSIRIWVHYPGSTPAEMEQGVTLPIENAINGIEGIKEIHGWANSAGTNITAELMNGVDADRVLREVESAVNRAPLPAGAEKPRIFRNETRDQSFELVLYGDVDLIALKETSTEIRNILLSSPGLTQVEIGGFSKYEVQIQVDTLTLQQYGLGLDDIANSISRHAINQSGGRLETAGGDILLQIDESRGWAKDFSDIVVMQTPTGSKLYLEDIATIRDGFSNRHNRNFYNGYPSASIRIYRIADQTPVSISESVYALMPELESSLQPGISLEVVDDDAVIYQQRMSLLLKNAFSGLLLVLLVLALFLDVRLAFWVTVGIPTAFLGAVLFLPSMDVSINMISMFAFIIALGIVVDDAIIAGENIHEKMSQGMRFTDAAIEGARDIATPLTFSILTNIVAFIPIWFLPGTLGLTFKVIPLVVGAVFIISWVEALFILPAHVAHIDYRQPPRWTRPFNAVQHKVDGGLQWFIRHIYKPTLQRLLAGRYIVVATGFAMLISAIAYISGGHMGFTTMPRVEAEFSVARAFMPVGSSAEEAEMVRGQLENAAKQVVAENGGKVLAKGISSRIWSRDGEYVVMTRIFLQPGENRALSTRQVSAQWRQLTGEVPAANAVRFSATGNGPGADVAGVTLELTHRNNHALRAASEELSEILSNYAGIVDIENSFMSGSQQIRLALRPEGKSMGLTEQSLIRQIRHAFSGVRAIRQQRGSDEVDVKVQLPDWQRASVYHLEQLPIKVGNQFLPLSQIADVYREYSASAIHRRDGQRRISVSADITPSSEAMTLTQTLRRDVLPVLEEKYPGLDIGFRGDQAEQKESLESLAVNGALVMLALYCLLAIPFKSYTQPLIIMTIIPFGLIGAVLGHVLLGYVLSVVSLLGILALSGVVINDSLILVTEVNRNREAGKPLLEAIINGSARRFRPIILTTLTTFGGLAPMILETSNQAQLMIPMAISLGFGILFATLITLVLLPCLYHALEDIKALFQIGTEPQQTEQEDTAMESITHAA; translated from the coding sequence ATGAAAAACCGTCGCGGAGCCATCGCCTGGATGGCGGGCAATGGCGTCACCCCCAACCTGCTGATGCTGTTCTTTATCATTGGCGGCCTGTTGATGGCTTGGCAGATCAAAAAAGAGGTCTACCCCAACTATCAGCACAACTCAATCCGGATCTGGGTGCATTATCCCGGCTCCACACCGGCAGAGATGGAGCAGGGAGTCACCCTACCGATCGAAAACGCGATAAACGGTATCGAGGGGATCAAGGAGATCCACGGCTGGGCGAACTCAGCGGGAACCAATATCACCGCCGAGCTGATGAACGGCGTCGATGCCGACCGGGTTCTGCGTGAAGTCGAGAGCGCCGTCAACCGCGCCCCCTTACCGGCAGGGGCTGAAAAGCCACGGATCTTTCGCAATGAAACCCGCGATCAATCCTTCGAGTTGGTTCTGTACGGCGATGTCGATCTCATCGCCCTAAAGGAAACCAGCACCGAGATCCGCAACATCCTATTGAGCTCGCCAGGACTCACCCAAGTCGAGATCGGCGGGTTCTCCAAATACGAGGTCCAGATCCAGGTCGATACCCTCACCCTGCAACAATATGGCCTAGGACTCGATGACATTGCCAACAGCATCAGCCGCCACGCCATCAACCAGTCGGGAGGCCGACTAGAAACCGCCGGCGGTGACATCCTGTTGCAAATCGACGAAAGTCGCGGCTGGGCCAAAGATTTCAGCGATATTGTCGTTATGCAAACCCCGACGGGCAGCAAACTATATTTGGAAGATATCGCCACCATTCGCGATGGCTTTTCCAACCGACACAACCGCAATTTCTATAACGGCTACCCCTCGGCCAGCATCCGTATCTATCGCATTGCCGATCAGACCCCAGTGTCTATCTCCGAGTCGGTATACGCCCTGATGCCGGAACTTGAATCCAGCCTGCAGCCCGGTATATCGCTGGAGGTGGTAGATGACGATGCGGTTATCTACCAGCAACGCATGTCGCTGTTGCTGAAGAATGCCTTCAGCGGCCTGCTGCTAGTATTGCTGGTGCTGGCGCTGTTTCTCGATGTGCGGCTGGCTTTCTGGGTCACGGTGGGGATCCCAACCGCCTTTCTGGGCGCTGTGTTGTTCCTACCGAGCATGGATGTCTCGATCAACATGATCTCCATGTTTGCCTTTATTATCGCCCTTGGAATCGTGGTCGATGACGCCATCATCGCGGGGGAGAACATCCATGAGAAAATGAGCCAGGGGATGCGCTTTACCGACGCCGCGATTGAAGGTGCAAGGGATATCGCCACCCCGCTCACCTTCAGTATCCTGACAAATATCGTTGCCTTCATCCCCATCTGGTTTTTGCCCGGTACGCTAGGGCTGACCTTTAAGGTGATCCCCCTTGTGGTAGGGGCCGTGTTCATCATCTCATGGGTTGAGGCGCTGTTTATTCTCCCCGCACACGTCGCCCACATAGACTATCGTCAACCGCCACGCTGGACGCGACCTTTTAACGCGGTGCAACACAAGGTAGACGGCGGCCTGCAGTGGTTCATTCGGCATATCTACAAACCGACCCTGCAGCGCCTGCTCGCCGGTCGCTATATCGTGGTCGCGACGGGGTTTGCCATGTTGATCAGCGCCATTGCCTATATCTCGGGCGGCCACATGGGCTTCACTACCATGCCAAGGGTGGAGGCTGAGTTTTCTGTCGCCCGTGCCTTTATGCCCGTCGGCAGCTCCGCAGAAGAAGCCGAGATGGTTCGAGGGCAACTCGAAAACGCCGCTAAACAGGTGGTCGCGGAAAACGGCGGCAAGGTCCTGGCAAAAGGGATCTCGAGCCGGATCTGGAGCCGAGATGGCGAATATGTGGTGATGACGCGGATCTTCCTGCAGCCGGGCGAAAATCGTGCGCTCAGCACCCGTCAGGTATCAGCCCAGTGGCGACAGCTAACGGGCGAGGTACCTGCGGCCAATGCGGTGCGTTTTTCCGCCACCGGCAATGGCCCAGGAGCCGATGTTGCCGGGGTCACCTTGGAGCTCACCCACCGTAACAATCATGCGCTGCGCGCGGCCAGTGAGGAGCTCAGTGAAATCCTCAGCAACTATGCGGGCATCGTGGATATTGAAAACAGCTTTATGTCAGGTAGCCAACAGATCCGCCTCGCCCTGCGCCCGGAAGGCAAGAGTATGGGACTGACTGAGCAGAGCTTGATCCGCCAGATCCGCCATGCCTTCAGTGGTGTAAGAGCGATCCGCCAACAACGCGGCAGCGATGAAGTCGACGTCAAGGTACAACTGCCCGACTGGCAACGTGCCAGTGTTTATCACCTTGAACAACTGCCGATCAAAGTCGGCAACCAGTTTCTTCCGTTATCACAAATCGCAGATGTGTACCGAGAATATTCTGCTTCGGCAATTCACCGTCGTGATGGGCAGCGACGGATCAGCGTCAGTGCCGATATTACCCCCTCGTCGGAGGCCATGACCCTGACCCAAACCTTGCGTCGTGACGTGCTGCCGGTACTGGAAGAAAAGTATCCAGGTCTGGATATTGGTTTTCGGGGCGATCAAGCCGAACAAAAAGAGAGTCTGGAAAGTTTGGCCGTCAACGGGGCGCTGGTAATGCTGGCACTGTACTGCCTGCTGGCGATCCCGTTTAAGAGCTATACCCAGCCTCTGATCATCATGACCATTATCCCGTTTGGTTTGATTGGCGCAGTGCTCGGCCACGTCCTGCTTGGCTATGTCCTCAGTGTGGTGAGCCTGCTAGGTATTCTTGCCCTTAGCGGGGTGGTGATCAACGACAGCCTGATCCTGGTAACTGAAGTTAACCGTAACCGCGAGGCAGGCAAGCCGCTTCTCGAGGCCATTATCAACGGCAGTGCACGGCGTTTTAGACCCATCATACTGACCACCCTGACGACCTTTGGCGGCCTTGCACCAATGATCTTGGAAACCTCCAATCAGGCCCAGTTGATGATCCCGATGGCGATATCACTGGGGTTCGGCATTCTGTTTGCCACCCTGATCACCCTGGTACTACTGCCGTGTTTATACCATGCCCTTGAAGATATAAAGGCGCTTTTTCAAATAGGCACCGAGCCGCAGCAAACAGAACAGGAAGACACCGCCATGGAGAGCATTACCCATGCAGCCTAG
- a CDS encoding putative RND efflux membrane fusion protein precursor (COG0845) has protein sequence MTSPTQTSTSRTKLATALKLLLPCLIIAGGLYASHQFMQGKPHRPSRPGQPPSRTVDVEPIRLSRDIPQIVVQGSVEPKRTISLRSQLRGLVTNMAEDLVPGGYVKAGETLLNIDLRDHALAVKEAQATLARHQALYQVEYGRRRAAELEYALSGQSLADDDLDLVLRGPHLAQIEADIARSQAALQRAELNYERTHITAPFDAQIVSLDVAKGSLLRDNSSIAELVATDTFWLRVSVPAHQLQWITVPDNGRAADSQGQCIGSAVTIRNPHEWGGRASRQGCVVSLLPTLDNKVKLANLLVEIQDPLAMQPQNSGKPKVLLNAFLQAEIDTNPFDNVARIARRHLQQEKFVWLMAEDGTLVAQPVSVTFRTQDYVLIDEGLDSGDQLITTPLPGAVEGISLDVRQVPLEFDLSTADSTPATQHEVGKQGEPS, from the coding sequence ATGACCAGCCCAACGCAAACATCAACATCCCGAACAAAACTGGCGACAGCACTCAAACTGTTACTGCCCTGCCTGATCATCGCCGGCGGGCTCTATGCCAGTCATCAGTTTATGCAAGGCAAGCCTCACCGCCCATCACGGCCAGGTCAGCCGCCAAGCCGTACTGTTGATGTCGAACCTATCAGGCTTAGCCGTGACATCCCGCAGATCGTCGTTCAAGGCTCGGTCGAGCCAAAGCGGACGATCAGCCTCCGCTCGCAACTACGCGGCCTGGTCACCAACATGGCTGAAGATCTGGTGCCCGGCGGCTATGTCAAAGCCGGTGAAACCCTACTGAATATTGACCTTCGCGACCATGCCCTGGCCGTAAAAGAGGCGCAGGCAACCCTGGCACGCCACCAAGCACTGTATCAGGTCGAGTATGGCCGCCGCCGGGCAGCCGAATTGGAATATGCACTCTCAGGGCAGTCATTGGCCGATGACGACCTTGATTTGGTGCTGCGCGGCCCTCATTTGGCTCAAATCGAAGCCGATATCGCCCGCAGTCAAGCCGCTCTGCAGCGCGCAGAACTCAATTATGAACGTACTCACATTACCGCACCGTTTGATGCGCAAATCGTCTCGTTGGATGTCGCCAAAGGCAGTTTGCTTCGAGATAACTCATCGATCGCCGAACTGGTGGCCACCGATACCTTCTGGCTGCGGGTCAGTGTCCCGGCCCACCAGCTGCAATGGATCACCGTACCCGACAATGGCCGCGCAGCAGACTCACAAGGACAATGCATCGGCTCTGCCGTCACCATTCGCAATCCTCATGAATGGGGGGGGCGAGCAAGCCGTCAGGGGTGTGTGGTCAGCCTGCTACCGACCCTCGACAACAAGGTTAAGCTGGCCAACCTGCTGGTTGAAATCCAAGACCCGCTGGCAATGCAACCACAAAACAGCGGCAAGCCAAAGGTGCTGCTTAACGCCTTTTTACAAGCAGAGATCGACACCAACCCATTCGACAACGTCGCACGGATAGCCCGGCGCCACCTGCAACAGGAAAAATTTGTCTGGCTGATGGCAGAAGACGGCACCCTTGTCGCCCAGCCAGTTTCAGTTACCTTTCGTACCCAGGATTATGTGCTAATTGATGAGGGGCTTGATAGCGGCGATCAGCTGATCACTACCCCGTTACCGGGCGCTGTTGAAGGGATCAGCCTGGATGTTAGGCAAGTCCCGCTCGAATTTGACCTGTCAACTGCCGACAGCACACCGGCTACCCAGCACGAGGTAGGCAAGCAAGGAGAGCCAAGCTGA
- a CDS encoding putative outer membrane efflux protein (OprM-family protein) (COG1538), whose product MPSSSRAILFLRTSTIALLLNGCVQTPQEHTDIASAIAPSFSISGNMESDEFWWKEFNDAQLDQLVSTALKSNFSLQSSVARVQRAAATADVRNASRYPTVNGVAGSNVRRERGSINGDITQETTENLRLNASWELDLWGKNHARASAAYFSFLASEEQLQAAAQTLAGDIARRWYQLIEQHQSLAILEKQISNTKIIAEITGHRYRTGQGSISALWRQEQLLENLEAQEKQARKNLQIIERQMNVLLGRSPTAAVDWAYSSFPALPPLPDTGLPAALLEKRPDVRALWYQYASSQQDVSAAAAARLPNISITSSAASSDWSNAFELWQLNLGAQLNIPLFNAGKLEAEQKVAEASSTQAFYNYTQGVLSAIEEVETNILSELSQQEQLDSLRRQTRQANNILDVESIRYSRGMQGYLDVLNAQEKLFTLQQQTLRAQRQLFLRRIATYQSLGGGLIAVSDNGEITLPYRTES is encoded by the coding sequence ATGCCTTCAAGTTCACGAGCAATACTATTTCTCCGCACCTCGACAATAGCGTTGCTGTTAAACGGCTGTGTTCAAACGCCTCAGGAACACACCGATATAGCATCTGCTATTGCTCCTTCCTTTAGCATATCCGGTAACATGGAATCGGATGAATTCTGGTGGAAAGAATTTAACGATGCTCAGCTCGATCAGCTTGTCAGCACAGCACTTAAATCAAACTTCAGCCTGCAATCGAGTGTCGCCCGCGTACAGAGGGCGGCTGCCACGGCCGATGTCAGAAACGCCAGCCGCTACCCTACGGTAAACGGTGTGGCTGGCAGCAATGTCCGCCGAGAAAGGGGCTCCATCAACGGCGATATCACACAAGAAACAACGGAAAATCTGAGGCTAAACGCCAGCTGGGAGCTCGACTTATGGGGCAAGAACCACGCCAGGGCATCTGCGGCCTATTTCAGCTTCTTGGCCAGTGAAGAGCAGTTGCAGGCTGCCGCGCAAACCCTTGCCGGGGACATCGCGAGGCGCTGGTATCAACTGATTGAACAACACCAATCTCTGGCCATACTCGAAAAACAAATTAGCAATACCAAAATTATCGCCGAGATCACCGGCCACCGTTACCGCACCGGCCAAGGCAGTATTAGTGCCTTATGGCGCCAGGAGCAGCTCTTAGAGAACTTGGAAGCGCAAGAGAAACAAGCCCGTAAGAATTTGCAGATCATCGAAAGACAGATGAATGTCTTGCTCGGACGCTCGCCAACGGCCGCTGTCGATTGGGCATACTCATCATTCCCGGCTTTGCCACCGCTGCCTGATACCGGCCTTCCTGCCGCGCTGCTAGAGAAAAGACCTGATGTAAGGGCTCTCTGGTATCAATACGCGTCGAGCCAGCAAGATGTTTCTGCTGCTGCTGCGGCTCGGCTACCAAACATATCCATCACCAGCTCCGCCGCGAGCAGTGACTGGTCTAATGCATTTGAACTTTGGCAGCTCAATCTTGGCGCTCAGCTCAATATCCCACTGTTTAATGCCGGGAAACTGGAAGCCGAACAAAAGGTCGCCGAAGCATCCTCTACGCAGGCCTTCTATAACTATACCCAAGGAGTACTCAGTGCTATTGAAGAGGTAGAAACCAACATTCTTAGTGAACTGAGCCAGCAAGAACAACTCGACTCATTGCGCCGTCAAACCCGACAGGCCAACAACATCCTCGATGTAGAATCAATTCGCTACAGCCGTGGAATGCAGGGGTACTTGGATGTACTCAATGCCCAAGAGAAGCTGTTTACCCTCCAGCAGCAGACACTCAGGGCGCAGCGCCAACTTTTCCTACGCCGTATCGCCACCTATCAGTCATTAGGAGGCGGCCTCATTGCAGTGTCTGACAATGGGGAAATCACATTGCCATACAGGACGGAATCCTGA
- a CDS encoding putative sulfatase (COG3119), whose product MKVTMFGKGKKSSLAFAIAGLLYSGSTVNAQEIEPPRDNLASQPNIIVIYTDDQGWGDVGYHGFDDIHTPNIDALAAGGVHFPQAYVSASVCGPSRAGLLTGVYQQRFGIYGNFAQNHIPRSQPLMMEMMQDLGYTTGVIGKWHMGEPTGRPNERGADFFYGFHGGSHNYMFSDAVEGGKPWLSPLYRNTATEPPIQESNGYLTELFTDEAVAFIENNADKPFFLHVAHFAVHHPWQVPDGYIERLDHLDVHHEERRFFAAQTLVLDDGIGAIMDTLKSHQLDKDTLVFFMSDNGTPSGQGFEEPRKKKRGETTMSSPGPFNGFKGDTYEGGIRVPFIIHYPAQIKPGMKYEPMVSSLDIFPTIAARFGINEIETTTAAAIPFDGVDLFPYLLGEKDGEPHQTLYWRRDNDYAIRDGNWKLTVNDDNGPATIQLFDMANDPGEWHDRVIDEPNIAQALKDKFDAWEATLPINKLSHKPTNRNNGFSDGERVNVKEFNQRMN is encoded by the coding sequence ATGAAGGTCACTATGTTTGGAAAAGGAAAAAAATCCTCATTAGCTTTTGCGATTGCTGGCTTACTCTATTCTGGCTCCACCGTGAATGCCCAGGAGATCGAACCGCCTCGGGACAACTTGGCAAGCCAGCCAAATATCATTGTTATCTATACCGACGATCAGGGCTGGGGAGATGTCGGCTACCATGGCTTCGATGATATCCACACCCCCAATATTGATGCGTTGGCCGCAGGTGGTGTCCATTTTCCGCAAGCTTATGTCAGCGCTTCAGTATGCGGCCCGTCCCGGGCCGGTTTGCTGACAGGGGTATACCAGCAGCGTTTCGGCATTTATGGCAACTTTGCCCAAAACCATATTCCGCGCAGTCAGCCTCTGATGATGGAAATGATGCAGGACTTGGGTTACACCACCGGCGTCATCGGTAAATGGCACATGGGCGAGCCCACCGGCAGGCCGAATGAACGTGGGGCGGACTTCTTCTATGGTTTCCATGGCGGCTCGCACAACTACATGTTTTCTGATGCCGTGGAAGGGGGCAAGCCCTGGTTATCCCCGCTTTATCGCAACACGGCAACAGAGCCGCCCATCCAAGAAAGCAATGGCTACCTGACCGAGCTATTTACCGACGAAGCCGTGGCGTTTATTGAAAACAATGCTGACAAGCCGTTCTTCCTGCACGTCGCCCATTTTGCCGTTCACCACCCATGGCAGGTACCGGATGGGTATATAGAGCGATTGGACCATCTCGACGTCCACCATGAAGAGCGGCGTTTCTTCGCCGCACAAACATTAGTCTTGGATGACGGCATTGGCGCTATCATGGATACCCTGAAATCCCACCAGCTTGATAAAGACACGCTGGTCTTTTTCATGAGTGATAACGGCACGCCTTCCGGACAGGGTTTTGAAGAACCTCGGAAGAAAAAGCGGGGGGAAACAACCATGTCTAGCCCTGGGCCATTTAATGGTTTTAAAGGGGATACTTATGAAGGCGGTATCCGTGTTCCATTTATTATTCATTACCCTGCCCAGATAAAACCGGGAATGAAATATGAGCCTATGGTTAGCTCGCTAGATATATTCCCGACCATTGCCGCCCGTTTTGGCATTAATGAAATAGAAACAACTACTGCTGCAGCAATCCCCTTTGATGGCGTTGACCTTTTCCCTTATTTATTGGGAGAAAAAGATGGTGAACCACACCAAACCCTATACTGGCGCCGGGACAATGACTACGCCATCCGCGATGGAAACTGGAAGCTCACCGTCAATGATGACAATGGCCCGGCAACAATTCAGCTATTCGATATGGCTAATGACCCTGGTGAATGGCATGACCGTGTCATCGATGAGCCTAATATTGCCCAAGCGCTAAAAGATAAATTTGATGCCTGGGAAGCAACCTTGCCAATAAATAAATTGAGCCACAAACCAACCAACCGCAATAATGGTTTTAGCGATGGTGAAAGAGTAAATGTAAAAGAATTTAACCAGCGAATGAACTAA
- a CDS encoding putative arylsulfatase-activating protein aslB (COG0641), which translates to MSTFKPCHVMAKPSSSVCNLDCTYCFYLEKENLYPERKSRWQMSDETLEAYIEQYIDANSGNESIEFSWQGGEPTLMGLDFFRKAVELQHKYKKHHRITNAFQTNGLLVDDEWCQFFKQHNFLIGISIDGPAHLHDHFRVTRAGKASHEKVMAAITKMKKHGVDFNTLTVLNSENVKYPEEVYDFLVGIGSTFLQFIPIVERTAKQETDEGLFLVSPEYQAEADVTEWSVPSLAYGEFLNRVFDRWVKKDVGRIYVNTFDSTLATWCNEPSGICVQSETCGHAFILESNGDMYNCDHFVYPEHKLGNIHSASIQALNQTDKAVQFGMDKKDKLTLQCRRCPYRMQCHGGCPKHRFSRSEAGQEGHSYFCAGYYAFFSHTEAKMKQMRDLLMRGRPASDIIYLDLQRKMVANTFTGGRNSPCPCGSGKKVKRCCQIV; encoded by the coding sequence ATGTCTACGTTCAAACCATGCCATGTTATGGCGAAACCAAGCAGCTCTGTATGCAACCTTGACTGCACTTACTGTTTTTACCTAGAAAAAGAGAACCTTTACCCAGAGCGAAAAAGCCGCTGGCAAATGTCAGATGAAACGCTTGAGGCCTACATAGAGCAATATATTGATGCTAACAGCGGCAACGAATCGATCGAGTTCTCCTGGCAAGGCGGCGAGCCAACCCTTATGGGGCTCGACTTCTTCCGCAAAGCCGTGGAGCTGCAGCACAAGTACAAGAAACACCACCGAATTACCAATGCGTTCCAAACCAATGGCCTGCTTGTTGATGACGAGTGGTGCCAGTTTTTCAAACAGCATAATTTCCTGATTGGTATCTCCATCGATGGCCCTGCCCACCTGCACGACCATTTCCGTGTAACTCGTGCCGGCAAGGCAAGCCATGAAAAGGTGATGGCAGCCATCACCAAGATGAAAAAGCACGGTGTCGATTTCAACACCTTGACTGTGCTCAACAGCGAGAACGTGAAGTACCCTGAAGAGGTTTACGATTTCTTGGTCGGCATTGGCTCCACCTTCTTGCAGTTTATTCCAATTGTTGAGCGTACAGCCAAGCAGGAAACAGATGAAGGGCTGTTCCTTGTTAGCCCAGAATACCAGGCCGAGGCCGATGTTACCGAATGGTCGGTACCGTCACTGGCCTATGGTGAGTTCCTCAACCGCGTCTTCGACCGTTGGGTCAAAAAAGATGTCGGTCGTATTTATGTCAACACCTTCGACTCAACCCTAGCGACATGGTGCAACGAGCCATCGGGCATTTGTGTTCAGTCAGAAACCTGTGGCCATGCCTTTATTCTTGAGTCCAACGGCGACATGTATAACTGTGACCACTTTGTGTATCCAGAGCACAAGCTTGGCAATATTCACAGCGCCTCAATCCAGGCTCTGAACCAGACCGACAAGGCCGTCCAGTTTGGTATGGATAAGAAAGACAAACTCACCCTGCAATGCCGCCGCTGCCCTTACCGCATGCAGTGCCACGGGGGATGCCCTAAACACCGTTTCTCCCGCTCTGAAGCAGGACAAGAGGGACACAGCTATTTCTGTGCCGGCTACTATGCCTTCTTTTCTCACACCGAGGCAAAGATGAAGCAGATGCGCGACCTACTCATGCGTGGCCGCCCGGCTTCAGACATTATCTATCTCGACCTGCAGAGGAAAATGGTCGCTAACACTTTTACCGGTGGCCGTAACTCCCCTTGCCCGTGTGGAAGCGGCAAGAAGGTCAAGCGCTGCTGCCAGATTGTTTAA